Proteins from a genomic interval of Pseudodesulfovibrio nedwellii:
- a CDS encoding ABC transporter ATP-binding protein produces MANVELKKVVKRYGDVEVVHGIDLDIKDNEFIVLVGPSGCGKSTVLRMVAGLEAISGGEVLIGDRVVNQVSPKDRNVAMVFQNYALYPHMSVRDNMGFSLKMRNKSKADVEAKVNEAAQVLELGPYLDRKPSELSGGQRQRVAMGRAMVRKPDVFLFDEPLSNLDAQLRTQMRMELRKMHLRMATTTIYVTHDQIEAMTLADRIVILKDGDIQQIGTPIEVFEDPDNVFVAQFIGNPPMNILSGTCRIEEGKRQVIVGNSIFPVVDGKAESLQDGAPVKVGLRPDSIKMGDNIEKLPKEWWCQGEVVVSEILGGQSHLEIVIDGENELLAEVEGRVVAHPGEVVPIGFEFDRMVLFDPETTNALR; encoded by the coding sequence ATGGCAAATGTTGAGTTGAAAAAAGTGGTCAAGCGGTACGGCGACGTGGAAGTGGTTCACGGCATCGACCTTGATATCAAGGACAATGAATTTATCGTCCTTGTCGGGCCTTCCGGTTGTGGCAAATCTACTGTTTTGCGTATGGTCGCTGGACTGGAAGCCATATCCGGTGGTGAAGTCCTCATTGGCGATCGTGTGGTCAATCAGGTGTCTCCCAAGGACCGTAACGTGGCCATGGTTTTTCAGAATTATGCATTGTATCCGCATATGTCCGTGCGTGATAATATGGGTTTTTCCCTGAAGATGCGTAACAAGTCCAAGGCGGATGTCGAAGCCAAGGTTAATGAGGCCGCTCAAGTCCTTGAACTCGGTCCTTACCTTGATCGTAAACCCTCAGAACTTTCCGGTGGGCAGCGTCAGCGTGTCGCCATGGGCCGCGCCATGGTTCGTAAGCCAGATGTCTTCTTGTTCGACGAACCTCTTTCTAATCTTGACGCTCAGCTCAGAACCCAGATGCGTATGGAACTTCGCAAGATGCACCTGCGCATGGCAACGACCACAATTTACGTTACCCACGACCAAATTGAGGCCATGACACTGGCCGACCGAATCGTTATTTTGAAGGATGGGGACATCCAGCAGATCGGGACGCCCATCGAAGTTTTTGAAGACCCGGATAATGTTTTTGTTGCGCAATTCATTGGCAATCCGCCCATGAATATTTTGTCTGGAACCTGCCGTATAGAGGAAGGGAAACGACAGGTGATCGTTGGTAATTCCATCTTCCCCGTGGTTGATGGCAAAGCTGAATCTTTGCAGGACGGTGCTCCGGTGAAAGTCGGTCTGCGTCCTGACTCCATCAAGATGGGAGACAATATCGAAAAACTCCCCAAGGAATGGTGGTGCCAGGGAGAGGTTGTGGTTTCCGAGATTCTCGGCGGCCAGTCTCATCTTGAAATTGTTATTGACGGCGAAAATGAACTTCTTGCTGAAGTGGAAGGCCGTGTGGTGGCCCATCCCGGCGAGGTGGTTCCCATTGGTTTTGAATTTGATCGCATGGTGCTTTTTGACCCGGAGACAACCAACGCACTTCGTTGA
- a CDS encoding ABC transporter substrate-binding protein, whose protein sequence is MKGFAKLLLVFAAVLLLGAPQVSQAKDLTGDLEIFSWWAGDEGPALAALIEIYKKQNPNVNVINATVTGGSGVNAKAVLKTRMLGGEPPDSFQVHAGQELIGTWVKADRMEDLTPLFKEQGWMDVFPEGLIKLIGTDKGIWSVPVNIHRSNVMWYVPANLKKWGIEAPKTWDEFFAAAEKLKAAGVTPLALAQNWTANHLWESVALASLGADNWDALWSGKLAFDSPEGIKAWELFGRVLEYTNADASSLSWQQATDMVIDGRAAFNIMGDWAAGYMTTTKKLAPGTGYGWAASPGTGGEFMFLADSFCLPMGSPHRDNAIAWLKILGSKEGSDTFNPLKGSISARTDSDLSKYNDYLKSAAADFGKDRVVGSLAHGVAANETFMGGFASVMEMFLKSKNATAAGKACQQLAKKSGI, encoded by the coding sequence ATGAAGGGTTTTGCTAAATTGCTCCTCGTTTTTGCCGCTGTCCTGCTGCTTGGTGCACCGCAGGTCTCACAGGCAAAAGACCTGACCGGCGATCTGGAGATCTTCTCCTGGTGGGCTGGTGATGAAGGCCCGGCTCTGGCCGCTCTGATTGAAATTTACAAGAAACAGAATCCCAATGTGAACGTAATTAATGCTACGGTTACTGGTGGCTCCGGCGTTAACGCCAAGGCCGTTCTCAAAACCCGTATGCTCGGTGGTGAGCCGCCGGATTCTTTCCAGGTTCACGCAGGCCAGGAATTGATCGGTACCTGGGTCAAGGCTGACCGCATGGAAGACCTCACTCCGCTGTTCAAGGAACAGGGTTGGATGGACGTTTTCCCCGAAGGGTTGATCAAACTCATCGGTACTGACAAGGGTATCTGGTCCGTGCCTGTGAATATCCATCGCTCCAACGTGATGTGGTATGTGCCTGCCAATTTGAAGAAATGGGGCATCGAAGCTCCCAAGACCTGGGATGAGTTTTTCGCCGCAGCTGAAAAGCTGAAGGCCGCAGGCGTCACTCCTTTGGCTCTGGCTCAGAACTGGACCGCCAACCATCTGTGGGAATCCGTTGCTCTGGCCTCTCTGGGCGCTGACAACTGGGATGCTCTGTGGTCCGGCAAGCTCGCTTTTGATTCTCCCGAAGGCATCAAGGCATGGGAATTGTTTGGTCGCGTTCTGGAATACACCAATGCAGACGCTTCTTCCCTGTCCTGGCAGCAGGCAACCGACATGGTCATCGACGGCCGTGCCGCTTTCAACATCATGGGTGACTGGGCTGCCGGTTACATGACCACCACCAAGAAATTGGCTCCGGGCACTGGATACGGCTGGGCCGCTTCCCCCGGTACCGGTGGCGAATTCATGTTCCTGGCTGACTCCTTTTGTCTGCCCATGGGCTCTCCTCATCGTGATAACGCCATTGCATGGCTCAAGATCCTTGGTTCCAAGGAAGGCAGTGACACTTTCAACCCGCTCAAGGGTTCCATCTCTGCCCGTACTGACTCTGATTTGAGCAAGTATAACGACTACCTCAAGTCCGCTGCTGCCGATTTCGGCAAGGACCGCGTGGTTGGTTCCCTGGCTCACGGCGTTGCAGCCAATGAGACTTTCATGGGTGGATTCGCGTCCGTCATGGAAATGTTCCTCAAGTCCAAGAATGCAACAGCCGCTGGCAAGGCTTGCCAGCAGCTCGCCAAGAAGTCCGGCATATAA
- a CDS encoding carbohydrate ABC transporter permease: MREASLDRLKAFLTLLPSMILIGVFVYGFIGNTIWTSMTDWGGSGALALEPEKNFVGLANYIDLFTGFLGGGFRQDLVNAVYYSIMLLVGAVGLGMFIAILLDQKPKGEDLLRTIFLYPMSLSFIVSGTIWRWLLAPQGGVNILPTYVGMEPMTFGWLSSQAAILVFNWQDILRILLYLVSFVLILVGLFAMRKDTSRAMKRWLIPGIILGAFVWLFGGLIPDAYMMEEEHGFNLATLGIIMATIWQYSGYTMALYLAGFNGISQDLRDAAMLDGASEVGYYRYIAIPMLKPITISAVIILSHISLKMFDLVFAMTGPDNAETGHPALNMYLTTFRANDFAQGAAIALVLFLIAAMFIVPYLVSQYRQRGRR; the protein is encoded by the coding sequence ATGCGAGAAGCATCACTGGATAGATTGAAAGCGTTTTTGACGTTGTTGCCGTCGATGATCCTTATCGGAGTGTTCGTCTACGGATTCATTGGCAACACCATCTGGACCTCCATGACTGACTGGGGTGGGTCAGGGGCTCTTGCACTGGAACCTGAGAAAAATTTTGTTGGTTTGGCGAATTATATCGACCTATTTACTGGATTCCTTGGCGGTGGATTTCGTCAGGATTTGGTGAATGCTGTCTATTATTCCATCATGCTGCTGGTGGGAGCAGTGGGACTCGGCATGTTCATTGCCATTCTGCTCGATCAGAAGCCTAAGGGTGAAGACCTCTTGAGGACAATCTTCCTCTATCCCATGTCTTTGTCATTCATCGTATCCGGTACTATCTGGCGGTGGTTGCTTGCTCCTCAGGGTGGCGTGAATATCCTGCCTACCTATGTAGGCATGGAACCCATGACCTTTGGTTGGCTTTCCAGTCAGGCGGCGATTCTTGTCTTTAACTGGCAGGATATCCTTCGAATTTTGTTATATCTTGTGTCTTTCGTTCTCATTCTCGTCGGTCTTTTCGCGATGCGGAAGGATACCAGCCGCGCCATGAAACGGTGGCTCATTCCGGGTATCATTCTTGGGGCGTTTGTTTGGCTGTTCGGCGGACTTATCCCTGATGCCTACATGATGGAAGAAGAGCATGGCTTTAACCTTGCCACGCTCGGTATCATTATGGCGACTATCTGGCAGTATTCCGGCTATACCATGGCTCTGTATCTTGCCGGTTTCAACGGTATTTCGCAGGATTTGCGCGATGCGGCCATGCTCGATGGCGCTTCGGAAGTCGGGTATTATCGCTACATCGCCATCCCCATGCTTAAGCCGATTACTATCTCAGCGGTTATCATCCTGTCGCATATATCTCTTAAGATGTTTGACCTTGTGTTCGCCATGACCGGCCCGGATAATGCCGAAACAGGCCACCCTGCCTTGAACATGTATTTGACCACCTTCCGTGCCAATGACTTTGCGCAAGGCGCGGCTATTGCCCTTGTCCTTTTCCTGATCGCGGCCATGTTCATCGTGCCCTATTTGGTCAGTCAATATCGCCAGAGAGGGAGACGCTAA
- a CDS encoding carbohydrate ABC transporter permease, with protein MSTKKITPGSVFLYGTLTVLALFFLMPAYMAAVTALKMPADISLPSSWELPPTFNWGSFSEAIDLLKPNFVNSMILTICATIGSTVLGSLNGYVFSKWKFKGSEIVFTLFLFGMFIPYQVILIPLFQTLRAMNLYGGLPGLILAHIVYGLPITSLIFRNFYSQIPTALIESGRLDGAGFFSIYLRIVFPLSIPGFVVTSLWQFTQIWNEFLWGICLTRHADNPITVGLANLAGGQAVSWNLPMAGSIMAAVPVLCIYIFLGRYFIRGLLAGSVKE; from the coding sequence ATGTCCACCAAGAAAATTACACCGGGTTCTGTTTTCCTTTATGGGACATTGACCGTTCTGGCTTTATTCTTTCTGATGCCTGCCTATATGGCGGCTGTGACCGCGTTGAAAATGCCTGCGGATATCAGCCTTCCGTCGTCGTGGGAGCTTCCGCCTACCTTCAATTGGGGCAGTTTTTCTGAGGCCATCGATCTGCTTAAGCCGAACTTTGTGAATTCCATGATCCTCACCATTTGTGCCACCATTGGCTCCACGGTGCTCGGGTCTCTCAATGGGTATGTGTTTTCCAAGTGGAAGTTCAAGGGTTCAGAAATTGTGTTTACCCTGTTTCTGTTCGGAATGTTCATACCGTATCAAGTTATTTTGATTCCGTTGTTCCAGACTCTCAGGGCTATGAATCTTTATGGCGGTTTGCCCGGTCTTATTCTGGCGCATATCGTTTACGGTTTGCCCATCACATCGCTTATTTTCCGTAATTTTTATTCGCAGATTCCTACGGCACTCATTGAGTCCGGGCGACTGGACGGAGCAGGGTTCTTTTCAATCTACCTGCGCATCGTGTTTCCTTTGTCTATTCCCGGATTTGTAGTCACGTCATTGTGGCAGTTCACACAGATTTGGAATGAGTTTCTTTGGGGTATTTGTCTGACTAGACATGCGGACAACCCCATTACAGTTGGGCTGGCGAATCTCGCCGGGGGGCAGGCTGTCAGTTGGAACTTGCCCATGGCCGGGTCTATCATGGCTGCGGTACCCGTGTTGTGTATCTATATATTCCTTGGTCGGTACTTTATTCGAGGTTTGCTGGCTGGATCGGTCAAGGAATAG
- a CDS encoding tetratricopeptide repeat protein: MTLSEYPEVLGVYSLQIDAEIGTGGTSVAHDNVTYWYARQLSDKEFEIQPLNAHHVPSGVRSTMKELDFLKQYTPEPNYYKIHTVPALDTLVKKIKMGEQAFADGNLDEAEQQFIKALMIDDKNIDANYGLGEVYSEKKEFEKLKKILNTLLELDEAFTYEHRQKFNKFGISLRKNGHYDESIRYYEKSLEIVESDENVYFNLARVFFEKGLNDRCISSLEQALAINPDFIEAQKFLNYCKKQKKKA; the protein is encoded by the coding sequence ATGACCTTGAGCGAATACCCAGAAGTACTCGGTGTCTATTCTCTTCAGATTGACGCAGAAATAGGCACCGGCGGAACCAGCGTGGCACATGACAACGTCACATACTGGTACGCCCGCCAACTTTCAGACAAAGAATTTGAAATACAGCCCCTCAATGCGCACCACGTACCGTCCGGAGTACGCAGCACCATGAAGGAACTGGACTTCCTCAAACAGTATACCCCCGAGCCAAATTACTACAAAATTCATACAGTCCCTGCACTCGATACTCTGGTCAAAAAAATCAAAATGGGTGAGCAGGCTTTTGCCGATGGCAATCTGGACGAAGCAGAGCAGCAGTTCATCAAGGCGCTTATGATCGATGACAAAAACATCGATGCCAACTATGGTTTGGGAGAAGTCTATTCCGAAAAAAAAGAATTTGAGAAACTCAAAAAAATACTAAATACCCTGCTTGAACTGGACGAGGCCTTCACATACGAACACCGACAAAAATTCAATAAATTCGGCATTTCACTTCGTAAAAATGGCCATTACGACGAATCAATCCGCTACTACGAGAAATCTCTGGAAATCGTCGAAAGCGACGAAAACGTCTATTTCAATCTGGCTCGTGTCTTTTTTGAAAAAGGACTCAATGACCGCTGTATCTCCAGTCTCGAACAGGCTTTGGCTATAAATCCTGACTTCATTGAAGCACAAAAATTTCTCAACTACTGTAAAAAACAGAAAAAAAAGGCATAG
- a CDS encoding TadE/TadG family type IV pilus assembly protein, whose amino-acid sequence MRKHTNNSRNRGIAAVEMALVLPILFMLIMGVVEGGNAAYSWLTVQKAAQIGARFASTGRGDEEGTRLSQIITATEAALTTLESESYEINVRSWPDLGASGDGIDNDPGAPCQLAEVSVLYTYKPFTPIVGAILPDSIPLYGYDRKVNEPWKPCD is encoded by the coding sequence ATGCGCAAACACACAAACAACTCCCGCAACAGAGGAATAGCTGCCGTTGAAATGGCCCTCGTCCTTCCTATCCTGTTCATGCTGATAATGGGCGTTGTCGAAGGCGGCAACGCCGCATACTCTTGGTTGACCGTACAAAAGGCCGCCCAAATTGGTGCTCGATTCGCCTCCACCGGCCGGGGAGACGAGGAAGGCACGCGTCTTTCCCAGATCATCACTGCAACAGAAGCCGCTCTGACGACGCTGGAGAGTGAATCCTACGAGATCAACGTACGCTCGTGGCCGGATCTCGGAGCCTCAGGCGATGGCATCGACAACGATCCCGGTGCCCCATGTCAACTTGCCGAGGTGTCTGTTTTGTATACTTATAAGCCTTTTACTCCGATAGTTGGCGCAATATTACCGGATTCAATCCCGCTGTATGGATATGACCGAAAAGTAAACGAACCATGGAAACCATGTGATTGA
- a CDS encoding vWA domain-containing protein — protein sequence MTIHSSSSRRQPCRCPKSRKGSTTAMIAMLLPFLLGVTGIAIDMGNTYMTHTRLQAAVDAGALAGSLELPYDPDLSKGIVQQAVESMVDKNMESAEVKSVVAGTEIRSVEVMAQAEVNLLLMSVLGMSDSTVEARATAGFNKLEVVFVIDNSGSMKGTPINMVKQASIELTELLIPDGATPDTKVGLVPFRGKVRIGEESGLDAGCYNADGSLNEGIHEDFMDDYWRLSSYYRRKVTLDTCSDLPKALPLSKNKDLVINSINTQTATGAWSGTVIPEGIKWARHILTPEAPYTQAGDKEDFRKIMIVLTDGDTEDGECGGGYRASYRPNNYWTNAYFGSGRDDAHCENSGVLNDDMLSEAQLAKDAGVEIFAIRFGSSDYTDIALMKEIASSKPGTNDHYFDAPSVYDIPEIFKQIGKQLGWRLL from the coding sequence ATGACAATTCATTCCAGTTCGTCGCGCAGACAACCATGCCGATGCCCTAAATCCCGCAAGGGATCAACAACGGCCATGATTGCCATGCTGCTCCCCTTTCTTCTGGGAGTTACGGGCATCGCCATCGATATGGGGAACACGTACATGACGCACACACGGCTTCAAGCCGCGGTGGACGCGGGTGCTTTGGCCGGAAGCCTCGAACTTCCTTACGACCCAGACCTTTCCAAAGGCATCGTGCAACAAGCTGTTGAGTCAATGGTGGACAAAAACATGGAAAGTGCTGAAGTGAAGTCCGTTGTTGCCGGGACCGAAATTCGAAGCGTTGAAGTAATGGCACAAGCGGAAGTCAACCTCCTGCTCATGTCTGTCCTCGGCATGTCCGACTCCACGGTTGAAGCACGGGCAACAGCTGGATTCAACAAGCTGGAAGTCGTCTTTGTCATCGACAATTCCGGTTCAATGAAAGGTACACCAATCAATATGGTCAAGCAGGCCTCTATTGAATTAACCGAACTCCTGATTCCTGATGGTGCAACACCGGACACCAAGGTTGGCCTTGTTCCATTCAGAGGGAAAGTCCGCATAGGCGAAGAATCCGGGCTTGATGCCGGTTGCTACAATGCTGATGGAAGTCTCAACGAAGGCATCCACGAAGATTTCATGGACGACTACTGGCGTCTCTCCTCTTATTACAGACGAAAAGTTACCCTTGATACATGCTCTGATCTGCCCAAGGCATTACCCCTGAGCAAAAACAAGGATCTCGTCATCAACTCCATCAACACCCAGACCGCTACGGGCGCATGGTCCGGCACTGTCATCCCCGAAGGCATCAAGTGGGCACGTCACATCCTGACACCGGAAGCCCCATACACTCAGGCTGGTGATAAAGAAGATTTCCGAAAAATCATGATCGTACTCACTGACGGCGATACGGAAGACGGCGAATGCGGCGGCGGCTACCGGGCTTCTTATCGGCCCAATAACTACTGGACCAATGCCTATTTTGGCAGCGGACGGGATGACGCGCACTGCGAAAACAGCGGCGTCCTTAATGATGACATGCTCTCCGAGGCTCAATTGGCCAAGGATGCGGGTGTAGAAATATTCGCCATCCGATTTGGCAGTTCAGACTATACGGACATTGCGCTCATGAAAGAAATCGCATCCAGCAAACCTGGAACAAACGACCACTACTTCGATGCACCGTCCGTGTACGACATCCCCGAGATATTCAAGCAAATAGGCAAGCAGCTCGGCTGGCGCCTGCTGTAG
- a CDS encoding TadE/TadG family type IV pilus assembly protein, translating to MKNKDTKRQGLAAVELALMLPVLALLLMLLVEGANAIHTYSSLIEASREGARHVLLEGSDADVEALVAALVTDIDSADLNTNVTTDTVSQTVTVEVSYQYELFGNASSTTPIGESNDNSFQFVAQTTMPMP from the coding sequence ATGAAAAATAAAGACACTAAACGCCAAGGACTCGCAGCGGTCGAACTCGCCTTGATGCTTCCCGTGCTAGCCCTTCTGCTCATGCTTTTGGTTGAAGGGGCCAATGCCATACACACATATTCCTCGTTGATCGAAGCCAGCCGTGAAGGCGCACGGCATGTGCTTCTGGAAGGAAGTGATGCTGACGTAGAAGCCCTTGTCGCTGCACTGGTTACAGACATCGACAGTGCCGACCTCAATACCAACGTGACAACAGACACGGTGAGCCAAACGGTCACCGTCGAAGTGTCGTATCAATATGAACTGTTCGGCAATGCCAGCAGCACCACACCTATAGGGGAAAGCAATGACAATTCATTCCAGTTCGTCGCGCAGACAACCATGCCGATGCCCTAA
- a CDS encoding sigma-54-dependent transcriptional regulator has translation MAERILIVDDDRAFQGMLVEALIDKGYDVDTASTAEDGIKKAVAGKFDLILHDIKLPGMSGLDALPHLAEAAPGVDIIVMTGYSSKDSGVKAMQRGAYDYFTKPFSLGEMEVVVRRALEKRRMQKELSELKRKGGTSPLHSIIGQSAPMMAVKERIARVAELNADVLVMGETGTGKELVSDVIHALSARAKEPFVKINCAAIPENLIESELFGHEKGAFTGATSMKQGKFEQAKGGSLLLDEIGDMPLHLQPKLLRAVEQKQAERVGGSKSVIYDVRIIAATNQELEQRVEEGKFRSDLYYRLNVATLVLPPLRDRKSDLPQLAEFFLDRANRRLGTDISSVSSAAMEIFFNYDWPGNVRQFANAVERAAIFCKSTTITPAEVDQAFTNTSPVADVGMHLPVSEGIPLKQALIGYEKVLIENALRACGGTQTEAASVLGVSAKNLWNKLKKHDINPILFRN, from the coding sequence GTGGCAGAACGAATATTGATTGTAGATGATGACCGAGCTTTTCAGGGAATGCTTGTCGAAGCATTGATCGACAAGGGATATGACGTGGATACCGCTTCGACAGCCGAAGATGGTATTAAAAAAGCTGTGGCTGGAAAATTTGATCTTATTCTTCACGATATAAAGCTTCCCGGTATGTCCGGGCTGGATGCTTTGCCACATTTGGCAGAGGCCGCACCTGGCGTGGATATCATTGTCATGACCGGTTATTCGTCCAAGGATTCTGGCGTAAAAGCCATGCAGCGCGGTGCGTATGACTATTTCACCAAGCCGTTTTCATTGGGAGAGATGGAAGTGGTGGTCCGCCGTGCATTGGAAAAGCGGCGGATGCAGAAAGAGCTATCCGAACTGAAACGGAAGGGCGGCACCAGCCCGTTGCATTCCATCATCGGTCAATCAGCTCCCATGATGGCGGTCAAGGAGCGGATTGCGCGTGTGGCTGAACTCAATGCCGATGTTTTGGTTATGGGTGAAACCGGCACAGGTAAGGAACTTGTTTCAGATGTTATTCATGCCTTGAGTGCACGGGCTAAAGAGCCATTTGTCAAGATCAACTGTGCTGCCATTCCTGAAAATCTTATAGAATCCGAATTGTTTGGACATGAGAAGGGGGCTTTTACCGGCGCGACTTCCATGAAGCAGGGTAAGTTTGAGCAGGCCAAGGGTGGCTCCCTTCTGCTTGATGAAATTGGTGATATGCCACTGCATCTGCAACCCAAACTGCTGCGGGCGGTGGAGCAAAAACAGGCTGAACGCGTGGGGGGCTCCAAATCCGTTATCTATGATGTGCGTATCATCGCGGCAACTAATCAGGAGTTGGAGCAGCGTGTTGAAGAGGGTAAATTCCGTAGTGATCTCTATTATAGATTGAATGTGGCAACGCTCGTGTTGCCTCCGTTGAGAGATCGCAAGTCGGATCTTCCTCAATTAGCTGAATTCTTTTTGGATAGAGCGAACCGAAGACTTGGTACAGACATCAGTTCCGTATCCAGTGCGGCCATGGAGATATTCTTCAATTACGATTGGCCGGGTAATGTGCGCCAGTTCGCCAATGCTGTGGAACGTGCTGCCATTTTTTGCAAATCCACGACTATTACTCCCGCTGAGGTTGATCAGGCCTTTACCAATACATCCCCTGTGGCAGATGTCGGCATGCATTTGCCCGTGAGCGAAGGAATTCCTTTGAAGCAAGCACTTATCGGTTATGAAAAAGTGCTTATTGAGAATGCCCTGCGTGCGTGCGGGGGAACCCAGACAGAAGCGGCAAGTGTACTCGGTGTGTCTGCGAAGAATCTTTGGAATAAATTGAAAAAGCACGATATTAACCCGATATTATTCAGAAATTAG
- a CDS encoding Flp family type IVb pilin, giving the protein MTKLMNLILDEEGATAIEYGLIAALIAAGIVGATTSLGGQVVSTFQYITGQMSAATATP; this is encoded by the coding sequence ATGACCAAGCTTATGAACCTTATCCTCGACGAAGAAGGCGCAACCGCTATTGAATACGGCCTTATCGCCGCCCTTATCGCTGCCGGTATCGTTGGTGCAACTACTTCTCTCGGTGGCCAGGTCGTTTCGACTTTCCAGTACATCACCGGGCAGATGAGTGCAGCTACCGCAACTCCCTAG
- a CDS encoding A24 family peptidase, with translation MNLLISIVLAVALLIATITDIKNQRIYNWLTFPVILAGFATHTVFGGVEGLQFAAGGFALGFIAMAFPYFLGVMGAGDVKLMAGVGAWLGFSSTLTAFLFTCIAGGIYGLGVLAFDRKAFKAVMGNLVNTFSVFVATRKFNFALTNTEKVLPRLCYGVAIAVGTATAMILHAWQTGAVHGSY, from the coding sequence ATGAATTTACTTATCAGTATAGTGCTCGCAGTGGCACTGCTCATTGCAACCATCACCGACATCAAAAACCAGCGTATATATAACTGGCTCACCTTTCCGGTCATTCTGGCCGGGTTCGCCACACATACCGTGTTCGGCGGGGTCGAAGGGCTGCAGTTCGCCGCAGGCGGATTCGCTCTCGGATTTATCGCCATGGCGTTTCCATATTTTTTAGGTGTGATGGGTGCGGGTGATGTGAAGTTGATGGCTGGAGTTGGAGCATGGCTCGGTTTCTCCAGCACCTTGACTGCTTTTTTATTCACCTGCATTGCTGGCGGCATTTATGGCCTCGGCGTGCTTGCCTTTGACAGAAAGGCCTTCAAGGCCGTCATGGGCAATCTTGTGAATACCTTCTCTGTCTTCGTGGCGACCCGAAAGTTCAATTTTGCCCTTACCAATACAGAAAAGGTCCTGCCTCGGCTTTGCTACGGCGTGGCCATTGCCGTGGGCACCGCAACTGCCATGATTTTACATGCATGGCAGACCGGTGCTGTCCATGGCAGTTATTAA
- the cpaB gene encoding Flp pilus assembly protein CpaB, producing the protein MSKSKRALIQITLSLILAIVAGVLIFQWSSNVTRKGPVQQVAETVPVVVAKVDINRGLKLTEEMMEVRKYTKDSRPSGAFSDPGQLLGRVVNQSVGANEAVTTMRLADESVIGGGVSALIEPGMRAMGVKGNEVMGLSGFVRPGDKVDVIVTLVVGREEIPVTKLVLENIKVIATGIQLTPPDEEGKAASVDVYTLELSPPQSERLALAATQGTLNFALRNEQDEKMVRTTGSNIPKTLAALRPSAPTRHIKRKKTDKVEVITGAMRSSVKF; encoded by the coding sequence ATGAGTAAGTCCAAGAGAGCCCTGATACAAATTACCTTGTCATTGATTCTGGCAATCGTAGCCGGTGTGCTGATCTTTCAGTGGTCTAGCAATGTGACTCGAAAAGGACCTGTTCAGCAGGTTGCCGAAACGGTTCCTGTGGTCGTGGCCAAGGTGGATATTAATCGCGGTCTCAAGCTGACCGAAGAAATGATGGAAGTTCGCAAGTACACCAAGGATTCTCGTCCTTCAGGTGCATTTTCAGATCCCGGCCAGCTTCTTGGTCGTGTAGTCAATCAATCAGTTGGTGCTAATGAAGCCGTAACAACCATGCGGTTGGCTGATGAATCCGTTATTGGCGGTGGTGTCAGTGCCCTTATTGAACCTGGCATGCGTGCCATGGGCGTCAAGGGTAACGAGGTTATGGGGTTGTCCGGGTTCGTTCGTCCCGGCGATAAAGTGGACGTCATCGTCACGTTGGTCGTCGGTCGAGAAGAAATTCCTGTCACCAAGCTCGTGCTTGAAAATATCAAGGTTATCGCCACCGGCATACAACTGACTCCGCCTGACGAAGAAGGTAAGGCCGCGAGTGTGGATGTCTACACTTTGGAATTGAGCCCGCCGCAAAGCGAACGTCTGGCATTGGCTGCAACTCAAGGCACCTTGAATTTCGCTCTTCGTAATGAGCAGGATGAAAAGATGGTTCGAACGACCGGTTCCAATATTCCCAAGACTCTTGCAGCTCTGCGTCCCAGTGCGCCAACTCGCCATATTAAACGAAAGAAGACCGACAAGGTCGAAGTCATTACCGGCGCCATGCGCTCGTCGGTTAAGTTTTAG